The Fibrobacter sp. DNA window CCCGCGATGGCCAAGATGCTCGGCGGTTCGGCGTCGCTTGCCCTCAAGATATTCCTGAGCGGAAACCTCATCGCGTGTTTTTCCATCCCGATTGTGTTCGGTTACCTCACCGGCACCGATGCGAGCCTGAGCGACATCTCGATGAAGATTTTCAACACCATCCAGCCCATCATCAGCATTCCTTTGGCATTTGCGCTGGGCCTGCGCGCGTTTTACCCGGAACTTGCCGACCGCGCCGCGAAATACCAGAAGTACACGATGTTCGTGTGGACTTTCTCGGTATTCGTGATTTTGGCGAAGGCGAGCTACGACATACGCGAGATGGGGTTCATGGACTTGTGGAACAGCGGCAAGCTCCCGATGATGGCGGGCATCTCGCTGGTGCTTTGCATATTGCTTTTTGCCCTCGGGTGGTTTGCCGAAAGGAACCGCCGCCCCATCGAAGGCTCGCAGAGCATGGGCCAGAAGAATACCACGCTCGTCATTTGGATTGCGACCCTGTATGCGGGCCCCGTCGTGGCGCTTGCCCCTACGTGCTATGTGGTATGGCAGAACCTGGTTTTGAGTTTCATGTCGGCGCGCATCAAGCCGAAAGATCAGGCGAACGCTGAGCCAGAAAATAGCGCTCCCGCAAAAACGGAATAAAAAATTTACGTCATCCCGCATGCTGTATAGCTGGTTTTGTTCATATATTTTCGTATATGGGCGTTGTTTATAAATACTCGTTGTTGGCGCTTGTTGTCTGCGCTCTGGCTTCATGCCAGTCTAAACCTGCTACCGATATGGCGGCAGTGCAGCAACAGCCGCAAGTCAAGACTGAGCCGTCTGTCAGTGATACAAGTGCGTACGTTACCATTGTCGATACGAGCGTTCACGATAGTGTATTTCGCGAAGAGACTGTCCCTGTGGAGCAGGGCGGGTTCGTAGAGTATTTTAACGGCAGAAATCAGAAAAAGATAAATGCGACGAAGATTTTTTATGCCTATTCCGATTCCATAAGCCCCTTTGTCAAGGGACATTCGGGAAGCCCTACTTTTGCGGACATGGTCGCATTGGCGTATGCCAGGCACTACCCCATGGAAATTAGTCCGGATGATGTCTGGCTCATGCTTCTGGACGGTTTCCGGCTGCATGTAAAGAGCAATCGCGACGCCTTGAAGGACCGCTTTGTGGGTCCGGGTGCAGATACCAGCATCAAGGTTTCTGCGAACTGGCTGACGCTGGAATCTTCGCACGGGGAATGGTTCGGTGTCATCACGGCCCTGTTTGACGAATTGCAGCAAAAAATTCCCGCCGAAACCGCGGAACCCCTGCGGACGAAATTTTCGACCACGAGTCCCACTGACTACAACATTTCCCGTGCTATGGTCCTGTCGGTCGCTTCTGAATACTATTCCTACTCGGTGTACACGCTCTGCGGTATTCCCCGGATAAAGATTGAGGGGACTAGGCAGGACTGGCTATTACTGAAGGAGGCCTTCAACAAGCTTGCATCGCGGCTCGATATGGAATGGTGGTCGGAACAGTTGAACCCGATTCTCGACGAATTTGCAAATGCGTTTGACGGGAAATCCGGTGTGGAATTCTGGCAGCGCATCTTCAAGGTGCCGGAACAGAAGGGCTGCGGAAATGCGCGGTTTAGTGGCTGGCTGACGAAGTTCTATCCGTACCTCTTTAACGATGAAAACTCTGAATTCAAGAGACGTACGGAATGGAATGGTGGTATCGAGTTCGAACAACTGCCAAAGGTCATCTCGTCGTTTGACATAAAATGGGATTATCTCGGCCGCGAAATTCCCCTGAAGCTTACCACGGGATTTGTCGGCATCCAGGTGGATACGGCAACGGGAATGCTGAAGGCCTCCAGGGGGTATGCCCTGCGTTCCCACTGTGGCTGGTGCAACATGAATAAACTTTCGGGCACGCTGGAATACATTCCGGGAAAGCCGCTCCGGTTGCAGGAAGCTCTCGCCATTTCGGATTCGATGAATTTCTATGACAGGAATGGCCTTGTTTATGCGACACACGACCGCGCCGAAATCGAAAAATTTGCCATGGTTGCCGATTACGAGGAGGAATACCCGGAAGATGATTTTGGAGTCCGGGTGCTTTTTGAGGACGTTAAGCCTTCTGTATCAGTCAACCTTTATCGGAAAGGCGAATTGATAGAGCATTTGTCCTATTTTGCAAAGCTGAATCCAGAAGTGATTCCCGATTCGGCCTCCATTGGGGCGATGCAGGGAATCCAGGGCGCGGGCGCATGGAAAAACAGGGACCGCATGGAGGCGTTCTTCAAGGAGCGGAAAATTTCCACTGAAGGCGAGTCCGCGGAATTCGCACACGAAAAGTCTATCCCGAAACTGGATGTCAAAGTAATTGTAGACTCATTTGCTATTAAAGAAGGCAAGTCGCTTAAGGAAAATTTGCCAGTGAAGTTTTATAAAGCGGGACTGGCCGATAATGTCAAGACTACATGCGGCTGGCGACTTGAAAGGGCTTTTTACCGCCATTATAAGGAAGGGCAGGATGTGACTGTGGATGCCGAACTTACTTTCGGTGAAGAAGGCCGTGTCGTTAAGGTCGATATGGACACGGAACACCCTGTTTACGGGGATTTCTTGCAAGAGGTCAAGACAGTCCTTTATTACGGATGGATGTTTCCGCGGCTCCACTACGTGGTAGTAGAGGGCGAACGCGCACAGGAAATCGTACATTCTATAAAAATTCGTGTTACTTTCTCGAAGGATAGCCGGACAAAGAAATGACCCACGCAGAACTTGTCAAGAAACTCCTCGAAAATCAGGACCTGAAGTACCGCGATTTCCATGCGTCGCTGTTGCCGAATATCGACAAGAAGTCGATTATCGGCGTGCGCGTGCCCGTGATGCGGAAAATTGCGAAGGAGTTCATGGATTCTGCGGCGAAATTCGCGGTGGGCACGAAGTCGGCGGTAGGGAAGTCGGCGGCAAAAACTATGCCGAAGGATGTCGCGAATTTTTTGGACAAGCTGCCGCACAAGTATTTCGAAGAGAACCAGGTGCACCTCCTTGTGGTCGAAAAGATCAAGGATGCGGAAGAGTGCCTGCGCCGTATCGAGCAGTTCTTGCCCTACATCAACAACTGGGCGGTTTGCGACGGTAAGTCTCCGAAGGCATTGCTCAAGGACGAGGCCCGCTTTTTGGCCCGCATCAAGGCGTGGCTCAAGTCGAGCAAGCCTTACACGGTGCGTTTCGGCGTGAATATGCTCATGAACTTTTTCCTGGACGAACGCTTTGACAAGAAACACCTGGAAATGGTTGCCGCAATAGACGAGAAGAAGTTTGACGATTCCGATACCGGCGCTGCAAAGTCCTCGATAAATGCAGCGCGCTCCACGGATCGCTACTACGTGCAGATGGTCGTCGCCTGGTATTTCGCGACGGCGCTCGCCAAGCAGTGGGATAGCGCGTTCCCTTAC harbors:
- a CDS encoding DUF4419 domain-containing protein, with amino-acid sequence MGVVYKYSLLALVVCALASCQSKPATDMAAVQQQPQVKTEPSVSDTSAYVTIVDTSVHDSVFREETVPVEQGGFVEYFNGRNQKKINATKIFYAYSDSISPFVKGHSGSPTFADMVALAYARHYPMEISPDDVWLMLLDGFRLHVKSNRDALKDRFVGPGADTSIKVSANWLTLESSHGEWFGVITALFDELQQKIPAETAEPLRTKFSTTSPTDYNISRAMVLSVASEYYSYSVYTLCGIPRIKIEGTRQDWLLLKEAFNKLASRLDMEWWSEQLNPILDEFANAFDGKSGVEFWQRIFKVPEQKGCGNARFSGWLTKFYPYLFNDENSEFKRRTEWNGGIEFEQLPKVISSFDIKWDYLGREIPLKLTTGFVGIQVDTATGMLKASRGYALRSHCGWCNMNKLSGTLEYIPGKPLRLQEALAISDSMNFYDRNGLVYATHDRAEIEKFAMVADYEEEYPEDDFGVRVLFEDVKPSVSVNLYRKGELIEHLSYFAKLNPEVIPDSASIGAMQGIQGAGAWKNRDRMEAFFKERKISTEGESAEFAHEKSIPKLDVKVIVDSFAIKEGKSLKENLPVKFYKAGLADNVKTTCGWRLERAFYRHYKEGQDVTVDAELTFGEEGRVVKVDMDTEHPVYGDFLQEVKTVLYYGWMFPRLHYVVVEGERAQEIVHSIKIRVTFSKDSRTKK
- a CDS encoding DNA alkylation repair protein — protein: MTHAELVKKLLENQDLKYRDFHASLLPNIDKKSIIGVRVPVMRKIAKEFMDSAAKFAVGTKSAVGKSAAKTMPKDVANFLDKLPHKYFEENQVHLLVVEKIKDAEECLRRIEQFLPYINNWAVCDGKSPKALLKDEARFLARIKAWLKSSKPYTVRFGVNMLMNFFLDERFDKKHLEMVAAIDEKKFDDSDTGAAKSSINAARSTDRYYVQMVVAWYFATALAKQWDSAFPYIKNRKLSPWIHAKTIQKACESYRITDEQKKVLRALK